One region of Esox lucius isolate fEsoLuc1 chromosome 17, fEsoLuc1.pri, whole genome shotgun sequence genomic DNA includes:
- the LOC105025414 gene encoding ras association domain-containing protein 1 isoform X1 produces MSWGEFIELRDLRLHDHEQIELTSCEVPRSPPRLERANALRISPGKVPELLSRVGIIRLLGDSLDSRLTDERGEGHDFQPCSHAQPTWCDLCGDFIWGVYKQSLRCANCRFTCHYRCRALIQLDCSLDRSSIVEQTCVLVEHTIETDTNVDEQVESGKQQELSVAEIQQKVKEYNAQINSNLFMNLNKDGSYTGFIKVQFKLVRPVSVPPPRKGTATQDSVCKKSGVKRRTSFYLPKDTSKHLHISSRTRAREVIEALLKKFTVVDNPGKFALFERTERHGQVFLRKLSDEECPLHLRLCAGPNEKTLSLVLKENETGEVNWDAFSMPELKNFLRMLQREEEEHVKQIMQRYALARTRMQEAQAATSASGGSTPG; encoded by the exons ATGTCTTGGGGCGAGTTTATTGAGCTACGTGATTTAAGGCTGCATGACCATGAACAGATCGAACTGACCAGCTGTGAGGTGCCTCGCTCACCACCTCGCTTGGAGCGGGCTAATGCCCTGCGTATCAGCCCGGGGAAGGTCCCAGAGCTACTCAGCCGAGTGGGAATCATTAGACTGCTGGGGGACAGCCTGGACTCTAGGCTCACagatgagaggggagaggggcatGACTTTCAGCCCTGCAGCCATGCCCAGCCCACCTGGTGTGACCTGTGTGGAGACTTCATCTGGGGAGTGTACAAGCAGAGCCTGCGCTGTGCCA aTTGCAGATTCACATGTCACTACAGATGTCGAGCTCTTATCCAGCTTGATTGCAGTTTGGATCGTAGCTCCATAGTTGAACAAACATGTGTTTTGGTCGAACACACCATAGAGACCGATACAAATGTG GATGAACAGGTCGAATCAGGGAAGCAGCAGGAGCTGTCAGTCGCAGAGATACAGCAGAAGGTCAAGGAGTACAATGCTCAAATCAACAGCAACCTGTTCATGAACCTA AACAAAGATGGCTCCTACACTGGCTTCATAAAGGTCCAGTTCAAGCTTGTACGGCCTGTGTCAGTTCCCCCACCAAGGAAGGGTACTGCAACACAGGATAGTGTGTGCAAGAAAAGTGGAGTGAAGCGTCGCACCTCTTTCTACCTGCCCAAGGATACTTCCAAACACCTACACATCAGCTCCCGCACACGCGCTCGAGAGGTCATCGAAGCTTTACTGAAGAAGTTCACCGTGGTGGACAACCCTGGCAAGTTTGCTTTGTTTGAGCGCACTGAGCGCCATGGCCAAG TGTTCCTGCGTAAGCTGTCAGATGAAGAGTGTCCCCTCCACCTGCGTCTGTGCGCTGGACCGAACGAGAAAACACTCAGTTTGGTATTGAAGGAGAATGAGACTGGAGAAGTCAAC TGGGATGCCTTCTCTATGCCAGAGCTAAAGAACTTTCTCCGCATGCTACAGCgtgaggaggaggagcatgTCAAGCAGATTATGCAGCGCTATGCTCTAGCACGCACCAGGATGCAGGAGGCCCAAGCTGCCACTTCTGCCTCTGGTGGTTCCACACCAGGCTGA
- the LOC105025414 gene encoding ras association domain-containing protein 1 isoform X3, protein MAILDQYSVLADTQNCRFTCHYRCRALIQLDCSLDRSSIVEQTCVLVEHTIETDTNVDEQVESGKQQELSVAEIQQKVKEYNAQINSNLFMNLNKDGSYTGFIKVQFKLVRPVSVPPPRKGTATQDSVCKKSGVKRRTSFYLPKDTSKHLHISSRTRAREVIEALLKKFTVVDNPGKFALFERTERHGQVFLRKLSDEECPLHLRLCAGPNEKTLSLVLKENETGEVNWDAFSMPELKNFLRMLQREEEEHVKQIMQRYALARTRMQEAQAATSASGGSTPG, encoded by the exons ATGGCGATATTGGATCAGTACTCTGTCTTGGCAGATACTCAAA aTTGCAGATTCACATGTCACTACAGATGTCGAGCTCTTATCCAGCTTGATTGCAGTTTGGATCGTAGCTCCATAGTTGAACAAACATGTGTTTTGGTCGAACACACCATAGAGACCGATACAAATGTG GATGAACAGGTCGAATCAGGGAAGCAGCAGGAGCTGTCAGTCGCAGAGATACAGCAGAAGGTCAAGGAGTACAATGCTCAAATCAACAGCAACCTGTTCATGAACCTA AACAAAGATGGCTCCTACACTGGCTTCATAAAGGTCCAGTTCAAGCTTGTACGGCCTGTGTCAGTTCCCCCACCAAGGAAGGGTACTGCAACACAGGATAGTGTGTGCAAGAAAAGTGGAGTGAAGCGTCGCACCTCTTTCTACCTGCCCAAGGATACTTCCAAACACCTACACATCAGCTCCCGCACACGCGCTCGAGAGGTCATCGAAGCTTTACTGAAGAAGTTCACCGTGGTGGACAACCCTGGCAAGTTTGCTTTGTTTGAGCGCACTGAGCGCCATGGCCAAG TGTTCCTGCGTAAGCTGTCAGATGAAGAGTGTCCCCTCCACCTGCGTCTGTGCGCTGGACCGAACGAGAAAACACTCAGTTTGGTATTGAAGGAGAATGAGACTGGAGAAGTCAAC TGGGATGCCTTCTCTATGCCAGAGCTAAAGAACTTTCTCCGCATGCTACAGCgtgaggaggaggagcatgTCAAGCAGATTATGCAGCGCTATGCTCTAGCACGCACCAGGATGCAGGAGGCCCAAGCTGCCACTTCTGCCTCTGGTGGTTCCACACCAGGCTGA
- the LOC105025414 gene encoding ras association domain-containing protein 1 isoform X2, with product MSLVFSIVTLYLCYNWAVVDAFLFLDCRFTCHYRCRALIQLDCSLDRSSIVEQTCVLVEHTIETDTNVDEQVESGKQQELSVAEIQQKVKEYNAQINSNLFMNLNKDGSYTGFIKVQFKLVRPVSVPPPRKGTATQDSVCKKSGVKRRTSFYLPKDTSKHLHISSRTRAREVIEALLKKFTVVDNPGKFALFERTERHGQVFLRKLSDEECPLHLRLCAGPNEKTLSLVLKENETGEVNWDAFSMPELKNFLRMLQREEEEHVKQIMQRYALARTRMQEAQAATSASGGSTPG from the exons ATGTCCCTAGTGTTTTCCATTGTTACGCTATACCTTTGCTACAACTGGGCTGTTGTAGATGCTTTCCTCTTCTTGG aTTGCAGATTCACATGTCACTACAGATGTCGAGCTCTTATCCAGCTTGATTGCAGTTTGGATCGTAGCTCCATAGTTGAACAAACATGTGTTTTGGTCGAACACACCATAGAGACCGATACAAATGTG GATGAACAGGTCGAATCAGGGAAGCAGCAGGAGCTGTCAGTCGCAGAGATACAGCAGAAGGTCAAGGAGTACAATGCTCAAATCAACAGCAACCTGTTCATGAACCTA AACAAAGATGGCTCCTACACTGGCTTCATAAAGGTCCAGTTCAAGCTTGTACGGCCTGTGTCAGTTCCCCCACCAAGGAAGGGTACTGCAACACAGGATAGTGTGTGCAAGAAAAGTGGAGTGAAGCGTCGCACCTCTTTCTACCTGCCCAAGGATACTTCCAAACACCTACACATCAGCTCCCGCACACGCGCTCGAGAGGTCATCGAAGCTTTACTGAAGAAGTTCACCGTGGTGGACAACCCTGGCAAGTTTGCTTTGTTTGAGCGCACTGAGCGCCATGGCCAAG TGTTCCTGCGTAAGCTGTCAGATGAAGAGTGTCCCCTCCACCTGCGTCTGTGCGCTGGACCGAACGAGAAAACACTCAGTTTGGTATTGAAGGAGAATGAGACTGGAGAAGTCAAC TGGGATGCCTTCTCTATGCCAGAGCTAAAGAACTTTCTCCGCATGCTACAGCgtgaggaggaggagcatgTCAAGCAGATTATGCAGCGCTATGCTCTAGCACGCACCAGGATGCAGGAGGCCCAAGCTGCCACTTCTGCCTCTGGTGGTTCCACACCAGGCTGA
- the LOC105025414 gene encoding ras association domain-containing protein 1 isoform X5, with translation MDCRFTCHYRCRALIQLDCSLDRSSIVEQTCVLVEHTIETDTNVDEQVESGKQQELSVAEIQQKVKEYNAQINSNLFMNLNKDGSYTGFIKVQFKLVRPVSVPPPRKGTATQDSVCKKSGVKRRTSFYLPKDTSKHLHISSRTRAREVIEALLKKFTVVDNPGKFALFERTERHGQVFLRKLSDEECPLHLRLCAGPNEKTLSLVLKENETGEVNWDAFSMPELKNFLRMLQREEEEHVKQIMQRYALARTRMQEAQAATSASGGSTPG, from the exons ATGG aTTGCAGATTCACATGTCACTACAGATGTCGAGCTCTTATCCAGCTTGATTGCAGTTTGGATCGTAGCTCCATAGTTGAACAAACATGTGTTTTGGTCGAACACACCATAGAGACCGATACAAATGTG GATGAACAGGTCGAATCAGGGAAGCAGCAGGAGCTGTCAGTCGCAGAGATACAGCAGAAGGTCAAGGAGTACAATGCTCAAATCAACAGCAACCTGTTCATGAACCTA AACAAAGATGGCTCCTACACTGGCTTCATAAAGGTCCAGTTCAAGCTTGTACGGCCTGTGTCAGTTCCCCCACCAAGGAAGGGTACTGCAACACAGGATAGTGTGTGCAAGAAAAGTGGAGTGAAGCGTCGCACCTCTTTCTACCTGCCCAAGGATACTTCCAAACACCTACACATCAGCTCCCGCACACGCGCTCGAGAGGTCATCGAAGCTTTACTGAAGAAGTTCACCGTGGTGGACAACCCTGGCAAGTTTGCTTTGTTTGAGCGCACTGAGCGCCATGGCCAAG TGTTCCTGCGTAAGCTGTCAGATGAAGAGTGTCCCCTCCACCTGCGTCTGTGCGCTGGACCGAACGAGAAAACACTCAGTTTGGTATTGAAGGAGAATGAGACTGGAGAAGTCAAC TGGGATGCCTTCTCTATGCCAGAGCTAAAGAACTTTCTCCGCATGCTACAGCgtgaggaggaggagcatgTCAAGCAGATTATGCAGCGCTATGCTCTAGCACGCACCAGGATGCAGGAGGCCCAAGCTGCCACTTCTGCCTCTGGTGGTTCCACACCAGGCTGA
- the LOC105025414 gene encoding ras association domain-containing protein 1 isoform X4, translated as MKDAVISSDKSPSFEKTWGSSTSSGYCSGDSDSEFEQYFTARTSFIRKPKQEKDEQVESGKQQELSVAEIQQKVKEYNAQINSNLFMNLNKDGSYTGFIKVQFKLVRPVSVPPPRKGTATQDSVCKKSGVKRRTSFYLPKDTSKHLHISSRTRAREVIEALLKKFTVVDNPGKFALFERTERHGQVFLRKLSDEECPLHLRLCAGPNEKTLSLVLKENETGEVNWDAFSMPELKNFLRMLQREEEEHVKQIMQRYALARTRMQEAQAATSASGGSTPG; from the exons ATGAAAGACGCAGTTATTAGTTCGGATAAAAGTCCGTCCTTCGAGAAGACGTGGGGAAGCTCCACCAGTAGCGGATACTGCAGTGGGGACTCGGATTCGGAGTTCGAGCAGTATTTCACTGCTCGTACATCGTTCATTCGCAAACCCAAGCAAGAGAAG GATGAACAGGTCGAATCAGGGAAGCAGCAGGAGCTGTCAGTCGCAGAGATACAGCAGAAGGTCAAGGAGTACAATGCTCAAATCAACAGCAACCTGTTCATGAACCTA AACAAAGATGGCTCCTACACTGGCTTCATAAAGGTCCAGTTCAAGCTTGTACGGCCTGTGTCAGTTCCCCCACCAAGGAAGGGTACTGCAACACAGGATAGTGTGTGCAAGAAAAGTGGAGTGAAGCGTCGCACCTCTTTCTACCTGCCCAAGGATACTTCCAAACACCTACACATCAGCTCCCGCACACGCGCTCGAGAGGTCATCGAAGCTTTACTGAAGAAGTTCACCGTGGTGGACAACCCTGGCAAGTTTGCTTTGTTTGAGCGCACTGAGCGCCATGGCCAAG TGTTCCTGCGTAAGCTGTCAGATGAAGAGTGTCCCCTCCACCTGCGTCTGTGCGCTGGACCGAACGAGAAAACACTCAGTTTGGTATTGAAGGAGAATGAGACTGGAGAAGTCAAC TGGGATGCCTTCTCTATGCCAGAGCTAAAGAACTTTCTCCGCATGCTACAGCgtgaggaggaggagcatgTCAAGCAGATTATGCAGCGCTATGCTCTAGCACGCACCAGGATGCAGGAGGCCCAAGCTGCCACTTCTGCCTCTGGTGGTTCCACACCAGGCTGA
- the tusc2a gene encoding tumor suppressor 2, mitochondrial calcium regulator a has translation MGGSGSKVKGAWPFAGSGAGGDSGSEGQEDQAVARLKGTRKATPFIFTRRSSLYYDEDGDLAHEFYEETVVTKNGRKRSKLKRIQKNLIPQGIVKLNHPRIHVDFPVILCEV, from the exons ATGGGAGGCAGTGGATCCAAGGTGAAAGGTGCTTGGCCATTTGCTGGTTCAGGAGCTGGAGGTGATTCAGGCAGTGAGGGACAAGAAGACCAGGCTGTGGCCCGACTGAAAGGGACCAGAAAAGCAActccatttattttcacaaGACGGAG TTCTCTTTACTATGATGAGGATGGAGACTTGGCTCACGAATTCTATGAAGAGACTGTGGTGACAAAAAATGGCCGTAAGAGATCCAAGCTGAAGAGGAttcagaagaacctcatacctcAG gGAATTGTGAAGCTAAACCACCCCCGGATCCATGTAGATTTCCCTGTCATCCTCTGTGAGGTGTGA